In Acidobacteriota bacterium, the genomic stretch TTCCGCGGCGGCCTGCGGATCTTCGATCTGTCGGATCCCAAGCACCCGGTCGAAGCCGGCTTCTTCCTCCCGCCGGATCCGAAGTACCGGACCGACGACATCACGTGGAACGGGAAGCCGGGGGACCCGAACGGATCGGAGTTGTCGTCGCTGAACCACGTGTACGTGGATCAGCGCGGCCTGATCTACACGAGCGGCTACAACGACGGCCTGTACATTCTCGAGTACACCGGTCCGCGGCCGCAGGGATCGGTGACGGCGCTCGAGGAAGCGAAGCGCAGCCGCGAGCGGCAGATCGCCGCCGCGGCGGCCGCGCAGCGACGGTAGCGGCACGGGCTCATCGTGGCACGTGCCCCGGCGGCACGTGCCGCGATGCCGGCCCAGGTGTACTGACGCCGGAGAGTGGGACACAGACGAGGAGCCGATATGCCGAACAAGGATCAGCGCGCGCGCGTCCGGTTCGCCCCCGCGCTGGCGGTGGCGGTGGTCGCCGGGGCGCTCGCGATCGGAGCGCAGTTGGGGGCGCAGCAGCAGTCGCAGCAGCCGAAGACGGGCGAGGGCTTCAATTTCGGCGGGAAGAAGCCGCCGATCGCGAAAAACATGAAGCTGGTCGGCTGGACGGACATGAACGGCCGCCCGGACGGCGAGCAGGTGACCGGGCAGGTGATCAACGGCCGCGACTACATCTTCTACGGGCACTACTGGAGCCAGGGCGTCAGCATCGTCGACGTGACGGATCCCGCCAAGCCGCAGACGGTCGCGTTCATCCCCGTGCAGGATCCCTACGGCAAGTTCACGAAGGTGCAGGTGTCCGGCACGGTGCTGATGGTGCCGATCAGAAGCCTCTATGAGATCGACGGAGAGCGGCCGGTGCTTCCCAGGCACGGCGTGCTCTTCTTCGACGTGTCGGACCCGCGCAACCCGAAACAGCTCTCGTACTTCAAGACCGCCGATCGGGACGAGAACCTGCGCGACGGCGTGCATTTCAGCTGGTTCGCGTCGAAATACGCGTATCTCTCGGCGCCGGCGAGCGGCTACCGCGGGCACGTCTACATGATCGTGGATGTCAGCGATCCGAAGAACCCGAAGGAAGCGGGGCGCTTCTGGTCGAAGGGGCAGCACGTCGCCGGAGGTGAGACCTACGTGCAGGACGAGGTGCCGACCACGCACGGCGCGCAGGCCAACAGGGACGAGACGCTGGGCTTTTCGGCGACGCTGGGGGACCCGCCGGGCGGGCTGATCATCCTGGACATCAGGGACAAGGCGAATCCGAAGCCGCTGAGCCGCCTGGACATGAGCCCGCCCATGCCGGCCACCTATTTCGGCGTGCATAACGTCGTCACGATGGATTCGCGCAAGCTGCTGGTCTGCATGAACGAGGGAACCGGCGCGCCGCGCTCGAAAGCGCAGCAGACCGGCTGGGTGGTCGACTACTCGGATCCAACCAAGCCGATCATCCAGTCCATCCTGCCGATTCCGCCGAACCACGACATGGACCGGCCGGCACGCTTCGGCCCGCACAACGCCCACGAGAACCATCCGAACGGATTGATCGACGACTGGATGCTCTACATCAGCTGGTTCAGCCGCGGCGTCCGCGTCTTCGACCTGTCCGACCCGAGGCATCCCGCCGAGACCGGGTTCTTCGAGCCGCCTGATCCCAAGGCCCGCATCGACGCGCGCACGTGGAAGGGCAAGCCCGGCGATCCGAACGGATCCGAGCTGTCCTCGCTCAATCATGTGTACGTCGACAAGCGCGGGTACATCTACGCGAGCGGGTACAACGACGGGCTGTACATCCTCGAGTACACCGGCCCGCGGCCGCAGGGGTCGCAGACCGCGCTCCAGGAAGGCAGGCGCGAGCGCCAGCGCCTCGGCGCCGCGGCGCAGGACTGACCGATGAGGGAGCGCCGGCGGGCCGCGTGCGGCCGCCGGCGCAAGACACCATATGGATTCGACCGCTCCGATCCTGAACGATCCGGTTGACGTGCAGGACGACTCGTCGCTCGGCCTGGTCTCGCTGGCCGAAGCACGATTCGAGCACTGGCGCCGGACCATCGGCTTGTTCGCCGGTCCCATCGCGTTGGCCCTCGTCTGGCTGCTGCCGATTGCCGGTTTGTCCTCCGAGGCGCACCGCCTGGCGGCGGTCGTCGCGCTCGTGGTCTGCTGGTGGGTCACCGAGCCGATCCCGCTGCCCGCCACGGCGCTGGTGGGGGTCGTGCTCACGGTGCTCGCCGGCATTTCGACGGCGGCCGACGCCTTCGCGCCGTTCGCGAACCCGATCATCTTCCTGTTCATCGGCAGCTTCATGATCGGGCGGGCGATGTCCGCGCATGCCCTCGATCGCCACCTCGCGTTCGGACTGCTGGCGCTGCCCATCGTCCGCGGCAATGTCGGGCGGACCCGGTTCGCGGTCGCGGGCCTGTGCGTGGCGCTCTCCGCATGGATGAGCAACACGGCCACGGCGGCCATGATGGTGCCGGTCGCCATTGGCGTCCTCGAGGCCACCCGGCGGGACCGTTCGTCTCCGCTGCGATCGCCGGTTGCCGTCGGATTCCTGCTGACCATCGCGTACGGCGCCGCCATCGGCGGGATGATGACGCCGATCGGCACACCGCCGAACCTGATTGCGATCGGCCTGCTCGATCGGCTGGCCGGTGTCCGCATCGACTTCGTGAGCTGGATGCTGATCGGCGTGCCGATCGCGCTCGCCATGGGCGTGGCCATGTACGCGCTCAGCTCGATCATGTTCGCGGACCGCACCACGATGGCGCAATCAGCCGCCGCGTACATCCAGCGCGAGCAATCAACCGCGCGCCAATGGACGCCTGGCAAACGCAACTGCATCATTGCGTTCGGCACGGCCGTCGTGCTCTGGGTGACCCCGGGCATTATCGCGGCGGCGGGGGTCACCTCACCGCTGGCCAGGAGCATTGCCGGGCGGCTTGACGAAGGGGTGGTCGCCATCGCCGCAGCGTCCCTCCTCTTCCTCCTGCCCATCAACTGGCGGCGGCGGCAGTTCACCCTGGACTGGAAAGCCGCGTCCGGGATCGACTGGGGGACCATCCTCCTGTTTGGCGGCGGCCTCTCGCTCGGCCGCCTGATGTTCGAGACGGGACTCGCGTCCGTGCTCGGAAGCGGGCTCGTGTCTCTGACGGGTGCGGAATCCCTGTGGGCGGTCACGGCCGTTGGGATCGTCGCGGCCATTGCGCTCACGGAAGTCACTTCGAACACGGCGGCGGCGAACATGCTCGTGCCCGTCATCCTGACGATCTGCGCCGCGGGCGGCCTGAACCCGGTGCCGCCCGTCCTGGGCGTGGCGCTCGGGACGAGCATGGCCTTCATGCTGCCGATTTCGACGCCCCCGAACGCGATCATCTATGGCACGGGGCTGGTCCGCATCACCGAGATGATGCGATTCGGTCTGATCGTGGACGCGATCGGGGCCGTCATCCTGTTTGGCGGGCTCCGGTTGCTGTGCCCGCTCCTGGGGTTCTCGTGATGCCTCGCCGAGCGCGCCGCCTGAGTGTGCGCCGCCGGCGCCTTGCTGCCGCCCTGACCGGCGCGCTCGTGGGCGCGCTGCTCGTACCTCGAGCCACGTCCGTGCTCTTCCCGGAGACAGACGCGCCCCTGCGCCGCGGAGCGTCGACCGAGCGCCTCGCCAGGCTCTTCGAGGAACACGGCTTCATGGTGGAGCGCGGCCCCGCCGGTACCGCGACGGTGTTCCTGGGCGCCGGCACGTCGGGGCGC encodes the following:
- a CDS encoding DASS family sodium-coupled anion symporter gives rise to the protein MDSTAPILNDPVDVQDDSSLGLVSLAEARFEHWRRTIGLFAGPIALALVWLLPIAGLSSEAHRLAAVVALVVCWWVTEPIPLPATALVGVVLTVLAGISTAADAFAPFANPIIFLFIGSFMIGRAMSAHALDRHLAFGLLALPIVRGNVGRTRFAVAGLCVALSAWMSNTATAAMMVPVAIGVLEATRRDRSSPLRSPVAVGFLLTIAYGAAIGGMMTPIGTPPNLIAIGLLDRLAGVRIDFVSWMLIGVPIALAMGVAMYALSSIMFADRTTMAQSAAAYIQREQSTARQWTPGKRNCIIAFGTAVVLWVTPGIIAAAGVTSPLARSIAGRLDEGVVAIAAASLLFLLPINWRRRQFTLDWKAASGIDWGTILLFGGGLSLGRLMFETGLASVLGSGLVSLTGAESLWAVTAVGIVAAIALTEVTSNTAAANMLVPVILTICAAGGLNPVPPVLGVALGTSMAFMLPISTPPNAIIYGTGLVRITEMMRFGLIVDAIGAVILFGGLRLLCPLLGFS